Genomic window (Mus caroli chromosome 14, CAROLI_EIJ_v1.1, whole genome shotgun sequence):
AGAGTCTGAGAAAAGTAAGCTTGTGATTGCCCCATAGacggaggggctggggagatgtggGTTGAtggtagagtgctggcctagcatACACAGGACCTAGGCCTAATCAACagtgaaaacaagacaaaattgaAAACTGGAAACTGATGCTGCTCCAGTGGACGAGTGACTAAATGGATGGGAAAACTCAGGAGCATCCCGTGTAAAGCAAGCACGCACGCAGGTCAAGACGGCTGAACGCACGCAGGTCAAGACTGAATGCAGACTGTGCTTCAACACCGCAGTCCTGTATACACCCTGACATGTTTCTCACGCTGGATTATAGAAGCATGGGTACTCTGGGGACATTGTTCATTAGTTTAACATAGTATATTCTGCATAATTATATGCCACATGGCAGATACTCAGTAACATAAAGGAGCCACAGGGGAGACTTACCAGGTTGTGTAAAGTGCCTTTTGTAATGAATGTGTTCCGAACTGCACTTCATTTCAAGCTTTGTGGCCAATGATGAATAAAGGTGTATGGAACTTGGGACCTTAGAAGTTCTGTAACCAAGATATGGAAGTAACAACAGCCAGCCAAGACAAAaagaatgttcttttctttccccttccaagTTCTTAGTGAAGGGCCGAGCCCAGCATCCCAGCCTTGTGTGACTTGGTAAACACTGGGACCCTAACTTCACTTCACTACCCTCCCTTCAGGAGCTCAAGGTGGCTTCTCCATAGACAGAGGCTTCTAAGTATCAAAGCTCCCCACTGCGCAAGCCCAACATCATGGGGAAGGGAGACACCTCGGAAACAGCATCAGCCACCCCAGCCTATCGCTCTGTCATGGAGGAGTATGGTTATGAGGTGGGCAAGATCATTGGCCATGGCTCCTATGGAACTGTCTATGAGGCATACTACACAAAGCAGAAGGTCATGGTGGCTGTCAAGATCATCTCGAAGAAGAAGGCCTCTGAAGATTATCTCAACAAGTTCCTACCACGTGAGATACAGGTCAGGAAGGGAGCTGAGAGAAGGAACTGAGGCTTATTAATAAGCTACTTGAGGTATCTTAGGGGTATAACTATGGAAGGGTAGCTCCAGAAACCTCCAAACCAGAACTTAGGAAActtctgtaacacacacacacacacacacacacacacacacacacacacacacacatatatatatatatatatatatatatatatatatatatatatcctccttCCTATGTGCAAACATTCAGCTCACTATCCAATGTCCCCTCAAGTAAAAATGCAAAATGGGATTTACCCAGACACCAACAGATTCTGTTTCCAAGTAGTAAGTAGCAATGGGAGAGTGGAGAAAGGCCAGCACAGTGGGAGTTTGCCAGGTTTGATGGTTCCCTCTTTTGGAGTCAGGTAATGAAAGTCCTACGGCACAAGTACCTCATCAACTTCTATCAGGCCATTGAGACCACATCCCGAGTATACATCATTTTGGAGCTGGCTCAGGGCGGTGATGTCCTTGAATGGATCCAACGATATGGGGCCTGTGCTGAGACCCTTGCTGGCAAGTGGTTCTCCCAGATGGCCTTGGGCATCGCCTACCTGCACAGCAAGGGCATCGTGCACCGGTGAGGATAGTCACCGGACTGGGCTTTGGGAATCTCAAGGGAGTTTTATGCATATTGCccattttctgtccttttctcttgACTTCTCTCAATATCTAGGTCCATTTGTTCACCATATTGTAACCATCTGGTCAAGGACACTTGTATCCACTGTGTGAGAGCACTTTATACACAATGGTGAACTAGTGGTCCTCAGGTaccatcctctctcccttttgGGCTCTGCTCACAACTCCATGGCTTTGCTTCCCATAGACATCTCACTCCCACTTGTCCTGTCCTCATCTCTAGCCTCTGACCCCTTCTTTTCAGCTCCCGGTCTAATActaagccctctccccagcctgacCCCCAGCCTTTCTGCTGCTGGTAGGGATTTAAAGTTGGAGAACCTGTTGCTGGACAAGCGGGAGAATGTGAAGATATCGGACTTTGGCTTCGCCAAGATGGTGCCTTCTAGCCAGCCTGTGCATAGTAGCCCTTCTTACCGCCAAATGAACAGCCtttcccacctcagccagacctACTGTGGCAGCTTTGCTTACGCCTGCCCGGAGATCTTGCTAGGCTTGCCCTACAACCCTTTCCTGTCTGACACCTGGAGCATGGGCGTCATCCTCTACACTCTAGTGGTTGCACGGCTGCCCTTTGATGACACCAATCTCAAGAAGCTGCTGAGAGAAACCCAGAAGGAGGTCACTTTCCCAGCTAACTTCACCATCTCCCAGGAGTGCAAGGTGCTGGCTCCCCCAGGAGGGCTGAGGCCTTAGGGATGACCCATTGAGAGGGGACAGGAAATACCAAATTTAGGCCTTCCAACTACATTCTTCCTCCCCCCACGGTTGGCTTTCGTCATGCCAGAGCTCCTACTCAAAGTGGTGGCAAGGCTTTAAGAGGGTCAACCACTGAGCTTCAAACCTTAAATATACTTGGTAATTAGGTCCCAGCAATGATCCCTTTAGGGCAAAAGGGATTATGCAAGGagctcttctcttttttttcaggGCTCCAGCATAAAACCAGGGCCCCAGCCCCTTTCACCAGAGTAGTGCGATGGGCCATCCTGCTTCTTCCTTAGGTCCAGCTGCTCAGTGCCTGTGCTCACAAAGTGGGGGCAAGCTCAGCCAagccctctctctcccctgccctagAACCTGATCCTCCAGCTGCTACGCCAATCTACCAAGCGTGCCACCATCCTAGATGTCCTCAGGGACCCCTGGATGCTCAAGTTCCAGCCTGAGCAACCTTCGAATGAAATCAAGCTGCTCGAGGCCATGTACCAACCCACCAGCTCTGCTAAACGGCACCAATCCTTGGAAATCACAACCTGaaagtggctgaggcaggaggctaaggaaaaaagcaagaaagactgGGGGGGAaatcttttctataaaataaacCTAATTAGTTTCACCACGTAGGGTCAAAGGCATTCTTTCCTCGAGAGTCTTCGTGGAGACCACTACAGAGGGGTAGATTTCTGCCCAGAGCCGCTCACCAGTACTCTTGACACCTGGGGCAGTTAATGAAATTGACTTGGGGAAGCCTTACTGTGCCAACTaagtttgtgagtttgaggctcttaTTTCACATTTTTGTTCTCTAATGTTCTAGTGGCAGatgggacaggggtggggtgggggatgaaggTGGAGGGGGGTTAGTTTTGTGTTGACTTGGGCTTTGCCCATTTCCAGTTGAAAGCAATGGCATCATTCCATCTGTTCTGTGTTTGCTCCTAACTTGGGTAAAAGTTTTCGCTGGAAAGCAGAGTTAACAAAAGGGAACGGGACGGGCCTGGCTTCTGggtcccttttcttttctctccagtaTCATGTTAACCACTACTGAAAGAATAGCAGTGATCCAGGGCTCCTTAAACCATAGCTCCTAGATACTGAAGGAACGGAGTCCAAGCCAAGCCCTCTAGTGAACTGTTAGTTCTGGATAAAAGAAAGCTACTAGCCaggtgtgtggtggtgcacacctttaatcccagcacttgggaggcagaggcaggtggatttctgagttcgaggccagcctggtctacagagtgagttccaggacagctaggacgacacagagaaaccctgtcttgaaacaaaacaaaacaaaacaaaaaagaaagcaagctactTTTATCCCTGCAAAAGGAAAATGGGGCTAGCTTGTTAGCGGCATAACTGAGCCAAAGCAATGAGAAAGACTCAGATTGGTTCCTTATGATCTGTCCTCCtctcccacttccctttcctttttcttcccccttccccctccttcaagTATCCTACAACCTCCTCTATAGCTCAGACTAGCGTAAagctcacaatcctcctgtcttagcctccagagtgctgggactacatgcatgtgccaccatatctacTATCAGTATGgttataagataaataaaaaagtttcccttctttttctttctatttttggggtggggatgggggacaaGGTATACCCTGgctgtgcagctctggctagtctgaattcagagatctgcttacctttgcctccttgggcactgtgattaaaagcatgtgccaccacacctggtattGATGGCAGATTCTTAACCTTAGCAATAGGCAACACTATGACAAATCCGATCGCAAGGTGAAACTGCCCAGAATGTAGTTTCAGATATTGGAAATGGTCATTTGctgatttccttttttctcccctcctcctttttgttgtttgttttgtttgtgtagccctggctgtgtggaactcgatctgtagatcaggctggccttgaactcatagagctccgcctgcctctgcctcccaagttctgggatcacaggtgtgcaccacccctgCCCAGAGCCATTTGTGTTTTCAACCCTCCTTCATTACTAATGAAGTCTTTTTTTTACTACTTAAAACAAGgctttcaggggctggagagatggctcagcggttaagagcactgactgttcttctgaaggtcctgagttcaaatcccagcaaccacgtggtggctcacaaccacctgtaatgagatctgatgccctcttctggtgcgtctggagacagcaacagtgtacttagatattataataaataaatcttaaaaataaaataaaataaaacaaaaaatttacaaataaaattaaaaattaaaatagtacaAGATtaggtttaaaacaaaacaaaacaaaaaccaaaaaaaaaaaaaaaaaaaacccaaggcttTCAGAACCAGGAGGGAGAATCTTAGGTAACGATAGATATTGACACTAGGGATCCACCTACCCAGTTTTATTGGGGAGAAAAGGACATCTTCCACTACCAAAAAGAAGGGAACCCAGGGGCTCCTTCTGCAGCAAGATCCTTCTTCAAAGTTCAGTCAAAGAAGGGAGAACAAGGTGTCCTCCTCAGACAGGCACACTGCCACCTCAGCAGGAAACCCCAAAGCTATGCTCTCTAGCTCTCAGCGTTTGGCACTAAGGACAGCAGAAGACAGACAACCAAACTTCTCAGGATGCTCAACCTGCCAATCATTTAGTGCGTCTTCATCTTCATCCTTTCTGGAAGCTCCGAGGTTGAGATACcctcaaaaagaaggaagtatTAAGGCCTTAGAACTCGCACTAGCACCTGCTCTGACACCTAGAGCCTGCTGAATTGTCTCTCTCCAGCAAAAAATCAAAAGATATGTTCCTTCTGCTTAGTGAGGTTCACGCCCACAGCACCCCAGAACCagtggaaaaacaaaagaggCTTATCACTTGCATTTGCCTCTCAAAAGCCAGGCACACAGCTTGCTGAGTGGAACACAGGCTGGATTCTGGGTTTCAACCCTTATTCCCTTTCAGTCAGATGCTGTTACACAGTCAGCAGCCTGCATAGCCATAGCAGCTGCGGCTTCTCGGGGATCCTCTGTGATGAGACAGATGATACAGACAGTAATAATAAGCAATAGCCTCACCTCATATCTTTACCCTCTTAAGTCTTTAACAATGAGCTCTGGGTCCTGGCCCTGCAGACAGATGTGTAGAAGGCAACCTAGGCAATCCAATTTGGGGATTCTTTTTCCTTGTTGCTCACACTTATCAGCTCCTGACTTAATTCCTCTTGCTCCAGTTCCTCTAGCTCTTGCAGCAATTCATCCTCAACATGGGATGACAAGATTGgtcaaagacaaaggaaaaaaaccaaccaaccagaacaaaccaagaaaacaagccAGTCCCCAAAGAGCCCACTTTTGAAGTTCTCTCCCAAATTTGTTCCAATAGCTTCTCTCAGGTTTCCTTCTAAGCAGTCACAAGCTTTTGCCAATACTCTAATATTCTCTGACCCCTCACCCCAGTCACTTCATCCCTGTCATCTCCAAGACCCACAGAGTGAGAAATGGCACCCGAGATCTGCTGGGCCAGCTCCTGTTGTTCTGTGATGTTAGCTATCAGTCCCTCTGCCTTTCCAACGTCATTAAGAACAGGATACACTGCCAAGGAATCAGAGGGCactcttccctcagcctccctTCCCTGAAGCCCCTAGCCACCATTGGCTTTCTCACCTCATACCATCAAGTCCTTCCATCATATGGCCTCACATTGGATTTTATACTTTCTTCCCTAAAGACgctttaaaaatgaatcttttttgcTTAGAATACCCTGACCAGTAAAAGGATCTTTCATGAATAAAGCAAGGAGGTTTCTAATCATTAAAGACATGTGTATATTTTGAGAAGTTTAAGAAATTCGAAGTGcaagctgaagagaaggcttagttgttaagagcacttactgttctcctagaggacacaggtttgTTTCCCACCATCTCATCTTTGATGCAGTGAGCATCCCACCTGAGATGTAGTGATTCTACATGAGATGCAGGAACCATCCCACCTGAGATGTAGTGACCATCCCAACTGTGA
Coding sequences:
- the Tssk4 gene encoding testis-specific serine/threonine-protein kinase 4 isoform X3; translated protein: MGKGDTSETASATPAYRSVMEEYGYEVGKIIGHGSYGTVYEAYYTKQKVMVAVKIISKKKASEDYLNKFLPREIQVMKVLRHKYLINFYQAIETTSRVYIILELAQGGDVLEWIQRYGACAETLAGKWFSQMALGIAYLHSKGIVHRLTPSLSAAGRDLKLENLLLDKRENVKISDFGFAKMVPSSQPVHSSPSYRQMNSLSHLSQTYCGSFAYACPEILLGLPYNPFLSDTWSMGVILYTLVVARLPFDDTNLKKLLRETQKEVTFPANFTISQECKGSSIKPGPQPLSPE
- the Tssk4 gene encoding testis-specific serine/threonine-protein kinase 4 isoform X1, giving the protein MGKGDTSETASATPAYRSVMEEYGYEVGKIIGHGSYGTVYEAYYTKQKVMVAVKIISKKKASEDYLNKFLPREIQVMKVLRHKYLINFYQAIETTSRVYIILELAQGGDVLEWIQRYGACAETLAGKWFSQMALGIAYLHSKGIVHRLTPSLSAAGRDLKLENLLLDKRENVKISDFGFAKMVPSSQPVHSSPSYRQMNSLSHLSQTYCGSFAYACPEILLGLPYNPFLSDTWSMGVILYTLVVARLPFDDTNLKKLLRETQKEVTFPANFTISQECKNLILQLLRQSTKRATILDVLRDPWMLKFQPEQPSNEIKLLEAMYQPTSSAKRHQSLEITT
- the Tssk4 gene encoding testis-specific serine/threonine-protein kinase 4 isoform X2, coding for MGKGDTSETASATPAYRSVMEEYGYEVGKIIGHGSYGTVYEAYYTKQKVMVAVKIISKKKASEDYLNKFLPREIQVMKVLRHKYLINFYQAIETTSRVYIILELAQGGDVLEWIQRYGACAETLAGKWFSQMALGIAYLHSKGIVHRDLKLENLLLDKRENVKISDFGFAKMVPSSQPVHSSPSYRQMNSLSHLSQTYCGSFAYACPEILLGLPYNPFLSDTWSMGVILYTLVVARLPFDDTNLKKLLRETQKEVTFPANFTISQECKNLILQLLRQSTKRATILDVLRDPWMLKFQPEQPSNEIKLLEAMYQPTSSAKRHQSLEITT